The Zygotorulaspora mrakii chromosome 3, complete sequence genome includes a region encoding these proteins:
- the TLG2 gene encoding t-SNARE syntaxin TLG2 (similar to Saccharomyces cerevisiae TLG2 (YOL018C); ancestral locus Anc_1.372) has protein sequence MFRDRTNLFLSYRRTFPHNIKYTRTNTLDKGGLLESQDDTEDFQMVDMSPRHMSDVLPPHFVDLTLDIDEYLVQVERLMSQLTKLYRKNSLPGFQDKSHDENEIEDISYKVIQLFQKCYNVMKKLQHVFESQHLNSKQLQKGELIILDNLQKRYAQKIQQESSKFRVLQNNYLKFLNKDDLTPLFPKNDGSSQLLLEEEAGEAQSDDIEAYSRKTLQRQQTGNDQATQRFLRERDEEITQLANSVLEVSTIFREMQNLIIDQGTIVDRIDYNLENTVIDLKEANQELNKATHYQKRTQKCKIILLLSLCVLALFLIVMLKPHGSSSSSASPVVAPKPAEQIPETPGSTSSTGQVEVNDDMIPKVMRRDNNLIL, from the coding sequence ATGTTTAGAGATAGAACaaacctttttctttcttatCGTCGTACATTCCCCCATAATATCAAGTACACGAGAACAAACACGCTGGATAAGGGTGGGCTATTAGAATCGCAAGATGATACGGAGGACTTTCAGATGGTAGATATGTCTCCCAGACACATGTCTGATGTATTGCCACCTCATTTTGTTGATCTGACCCTCGATATAGACGAATATCTCGTTCAAGTGGAAAGGCTAATGAGCCAGTTGACCAAACTCTATCGTAAGAATTCTTTACCAGGGTTCCAAGATAAGAGTCATGATGAAaacgaaattgaagatattaGTTACAAGGTAATTCAACTATTCCAAAAATGTTACAATGTTATGAAAAAGCTCCAGcatgtttttgaatctcAGCATTTGAATAGTAAACAACTCCAAAAAGGTGAACTGATCATATTGGACAATTTGCAGAAGAGGTACGCACAGAAAATACAACAAGAGAGTAGTAAATTCCGGGTATTACAGAATAATTACTTGAAGTTTTTAAACAAAGATGATTTAACGCCTTTATTCCCTAAAAACGATGGATCTTCTCAGTTACTACTAGAGGAAGAGGCGGGAGAAGCCCAATCAGATGATATCGAAGCATATTCGAGGAAAACTTTGCAGCGGCAGCAAACGGGTAATGACCAAGCAACACAAAGATTTCTCAGAGAGCgtgatgaagaaattacACAGTTAGCTAACAGTGTTCTTGAAGTTAGTACAATCTTCAGAGAAATGCAGAATTTAATCATTGATCAAGGGACAATCGTGGACAGAATCGATTataatttggaaaatacAGTGAtagatttgaaagaagcCAACCAGGAGCTGAACAAAGCCACCcattatcaaaagagaacCCAGAAATGTAAAATTATACTACTTTTGTCCTTATGCGTTTTAGCGTTGTTCCTAATTGTAATGCTCAAGCCACATGGTAGTTCTTCCTCCTCAGCATCACCTGTAGTTGCACCTAAACCTGCTGAACAAATTCCGGAAACTCCCGGATCAACATCTTCTACTGGCCAAGTAGAGGTGAATGATGATATGATTCCGAAAGTCATGCGAAGAGACAACAATCTTATTTTATAA